One genomic window of Manihot esculenta cultivar AM560-2 chromosome 16, M.esculenta_v8, whole genome shotgun sequence includes the following:
- the LOC110603942 gene encoding disease resistance protein At4g27190-like: MDVVTCIAGKIGELLVEPIGRQIGHFIHYTSNTVKLQEQVKILEGVRDDLQVSVDAAKRNGEVIRKEVQNWISMVDGILSEANKLLGKASKVRFHNLASRYQLSRKAEEKTMEIEKQKNEGKFDRVSNPAPPPPLLFPSQEDIVIFKSRERQVEEIMEALKDNKINFIGIYGMGGVGKTTLVKEVVKRAQEDMLFPSIAMVVVSQTIDVKKIQDHIAESLGLKLDEVNEQNRVSRLLARLKEENKVLIILDDIWARLDLATVGIPLGHDHGGCKIIVTTRRKQVCDTMVDTRSETAKVIPINILSEKESWVLLKKNAGAEIESLTLNSFAKDILRECGGLPIALVTVGRAMRGRDPDEWQEAVRELRKSQPETIEGMDEDVYRYMRIEDARRSAHSIIKNLKDSFLLLGSDEEGCVKMHDVVRDVALSMASDYFVRPSQILCTIFCTILVLCNIISNLLHQF; this comes from the exons ATGGATGTTGTGACTTGTATCGCTGGAAAAATTGGAGAACTCTTGGTTGAGCCAATCGGGAGACAGATTGGCCATTTTATTCACTATACAAGTAACACTGTGAAACTCCAGGAGCAAGTTAAAATACTTGAAGGAGTGAGGGATGACTTGCAGGTATCTGTTGATGCAGCAAAGAGGAATGGTGAGGTAATCAGAAAAGAGGTTCAGAATTGGATATCAATGGTTGATGGGATTCTATCAGAGGCTAACAAACTTCTTGGAAAGGCTTCCAAAGTGAGGTTTCATAATTTGGCTTCACGCTATCAGCTAAGCAGGAAAGCAGAAGAGAAAACTATGGAAATTGAAAAACAGAAAAATGAAGGCAAGTTTGATAGAGTTTCCAATCCTGCACCTCCGCCACCATTATTGTTTCCATCTCAAGAAGATATTGTGATTTTCAAAAGCAGAGAACGACAAGTAGAGGAGATTATGGAGGCCTTAAAGGACAACAAAATCAACTTCATTGGGATATACGGAATGGGAGGGGTGGGTAAAACTACCCTGGTGAAAGAAGTTGTTAAAAGGGCTCAAGAAGACATGCTGTTTCCTTCTATTGCAATGGTTGTGGTGTCACAAACCATTGATGTGAAAAAGATTCAAGACCATATAGCAGAGAGTTTGGGTTTGAAATTAGATGAGGTTAACGAACAAAATCGAGTAAGCCGGTTGCTGGCTAGATTGAAGGAAGAGAACAAAGTGCTCATTATCTTGGATGATATTTGGGCTAGACTCGATCTTGCAACTGTGGGCATTCCACTTGGCCATGATCATGGAGGTTGCAAAATTATTGTCACAACACGTCGTAAACAAGTGTGTGACACTATGGTCGACACAAGGAGTGAGACTGCAAAGGTCATCcctattaatattttatctgaAAAAGAATCATGGGTCTTGCTTAAAAAGAATGCAGGCGCTGAGATTGAGTCTCTGACTTTGAATTCTTTTGCAAAAGATATTCTCAGAGAATGTGGAGGCTTGCCTATAGCTCTTGTAACAGTGGGAAGGGCAATGAGAGGCAGAGATCCTGATGAATGGCAAGAGGCAGTTAGAGAGCTAAGGAAATCACAGCCAGAAACCATTGAAGGGATGGATGAAGATGTGTACAGAT ATATGAGAATAGAGGATGCAAGACGAAGTGCTCATTCCATCATAAAAAATCTCAAagattcttttttattattgggAAGTGATGAGGAAGGCTGCGTAAAAATGCATGATGTCGTGCGTGATGTTGCCTTATCAATGGCATCAGATTATTTTGTTAGGCCATCTCAAATCCTATGCACCATTTTTTGCACTATTTTGGTGCTTTGCAATATTATCTCCAACCTTCTGCATCAATTTTAA